The Danio rerio strain Tuebingen ecotype United States chromosome 10, GRCz12tu, whole genome shotgun sequence genome contains a region encoding:
- the LOC101882057 gene encoding beta/gamma crystallin domain-containing protein 3 isoform X3: protein MDPHVPVVFLKMVQIKHLEKQQHRSAEDGSEAIDINAKELLEEKRRYDLSCPPVVTYGTYRGLREARKPKKKHSIELHSPICEGDEPAHPEQTCCFTVNTMSTDLQESPSVLNQSSPPWTQQMEDVLLTQGVLLAQDPTVESPALPHPTYSNWSITCVEMEPVYTLPQAEPRPPKHLVYTQQEHLDLNAAPETQSNTQSASNTHRPHTAHTPEPEQNSAEVCVVADRTDDRQESDPEPVERQAGVEEQLLREESRLMVDGILASALSALQEMEDSERGVLLTVELTSESGLMEDNRAADAELQCGVDPSGRTASDVLEPPAGALGDCSRSLPSSGYESIAGSDSDIRGFVCAASEVCSAPAAVSSQSQNPARVDYSCEGKSADPAEIRSVHSPASSEESLFQEKHAADVCVCTDSSVNTSQDTATEHVLSNNCGHSPHGAAISADQERLQQSQSLSDSDSHSFTSDSGVVSELRAPAVHSHESMEPEAPYSGEQELCYSQAAADLSVLLSGTEPQCSAVQPGSPPWVSVRAVCYSITDDQSPSPEEHLNPADAGMCVSALDSLNASIRSAAVPLFLDPDLQPDGGFSIISEEDEGDVVFVNDLGALHSPSARRAKAYPFCLSPIYEEECVREEAPGPQEPQEEQRSVEQPAAAILSLLQSVSEKLQSSMDRGSGETWRMEHCTRSPQDHQEDVRVLLNHHIHQEDTEALLSHQLCQEDTGAPLILQVLPEPIADPSDDHSTDREQQEPDADVGKSANTPFYQYMKSGLMPSADDHTTAAVHPSIANTGVTRENRVLGKINPRPAAVLIYDGGGERRRICRDVEDTRTELTARGATLHALRGCWLLYEDWCYQGLCVLLEEGQSVRISAVVQQDLKGSRCAGRTDAVGRVGSVRTLLKDESAPDLHLHLSSSQCLRLCSSAELTEQQGPVCLSDICVRSGCWLVYELSGASAVLEAGGRVTPVLRDSSLSRIRSLRPLKLGGPRVTRPLDPEVLLFARPLLEGQCRAVLEHRACLEELEAPGSLRVTAGIWVVFSAAGFRGHQCVLEEGDYSDCTRLFSRTDLSIRSLRFLNTDFLEPSVCVKICGQELEVCVEMPDMQDVESICVKSGVWVAFSESNFSGEQCVLEKGRYTGQLQWGDRWSSPRSLRPIHREVCETEEPQFLIRLYTELQYGGEGREFISAAADCGAAHLLSLRVIRGSWLLFDDYGFSGNQYILSEGLYPDLTSCGCPATAIRSLQPIPHSFSEPCVSVFSLSGFEGLQETWRSAVENTHFISQSVRVTGGQWVAYEFPLFRGRQVLLGPGECAEWAELSSWGTLGSIRPLQQPRGYLQLRNRALGLVLTTEDLPDGSLPAKLLLRPAERSLHTQRWILRDGLLKNTKQMGCLSVIGAKACAGAPVALWEEHGRTNQRWSITEDGHIHTHLDHSLVLDLTGEGQRLVLSPAEDQCSSQTWDIHLL from the exons ATCTGCTGAAGATGGAAGTGAAGCCATAGACATCAATGCCAAAGAGCTGTTGGAGGAGAAGCGACGCTACGATCTCTCCTGCCCCCCTGTGGTGACCTACGGCACGTACCGAGGCCTGAGGGAAGCAAGAAAACCAAAGAAGAAGCATAGCATCGAGCTTCATTCCCCCATATGTGAAGGAGACGAGCCTGCACACCCCGAGCAGACCTGCTGTTTCACTGTAAACACCATGAGCACGGACCTGCAGGAGAGTCCCAGTGTGCTAAACCAGAGCTCTCCTCCATGGACACAGCAGATGGAGGACGTGTTGTTGACTCAGGGGGTTTTACTAGCCCAGGATCCCACTGTTGAATCTCCAGCACTCCCTCATCCCACATACTCAAACTGGTCCATTACCTGTGTAGAGATGGAACCAGTCTACACACTCCCTCAAGCAGAACCAAGACCACCCAAACACCTGGTGTACACCCAACAGGAGCATCTTGATCTGAACGCTGCGCCAGAGACCCAATCAAACACACAATCAGCCTCCAACACACACCGTCCACACACCGCTCACACTCCAGAACCCGAGCAGAACAGTGCGGAGGTGTGTGTAGTTGCAGACAGGACTGATGATCGGCAGGAGTCTGATCCCGAGCCAGTGGAGCGGCAGGCTGGGGTGGAGGAACAGCTCCTGCGGGAGGAGTCTAGACTGATGGTGGACGGCATCTTGGCCAGCGCTCTCTCCGCTCTGCAGGAGATGGAGGATTCAGAGCGAGGTGTCCTGCTGACCGTCGAGCTTACCTCAGAGTCAGGTCTGATGGAGGATAACAGAGCTGCAGATGCAGAGCTGCAGTGCGGCGTGGATCCATCCGGCCGGACTGCGTCTGATGTACTGGAGCCACCAGCAGGTGCTCTGGGAGACTGCAGCCGCTCCCTGCCTTCCTCCGGGTACGAGTCCATCGCCGGCTCCGACTCCGACATCAGGGGTTTTGTGTGCGCAGCATCTGAAGTGTGTTCTGCTCCTGCTGCGGTCAGCTCCCAGAGCCAGAATCCGGCCCGTGTTGATTATTCCTGTGAAGGGAAGAGTGCGGATCCTGCTGAGATCAGATCAGTCCACAGCCCTGCCTCATCAGAGGAGTCTCTCTTTCAGGAGAAGCATGCGGCTGATGTTTGCGTGTGTACAGACAGCAGTGTGAATACGTCTCAGGATACAGCCACGGAGCATGTGTTGAGCAATAACTGTGGACACTCTCCGCACGGTGCTGCAATATCAGCGGATCAGGAGCGTCTTCAGCAAAGCCAATCTCTCAGTGACAGCGACAGCCACAGCTTCACCTCTGATTCAGGTGTGGTGTCAGAACTCAGAGCACCAGCCGTACACAGCCATGAATCCATGGAGCCTGAAGCCCCTTATTCAGGTGAGCAGGAGCTCTGTTACTCTCAGGCCGCAGCAGATCTGAGTGTCCTGCTTTCTGGCACTGAACCCCAGTGTTCTGCAGTCCAGCCCGGGTCTCCGCCATGGGTCTCGGTGCGAGCGGTCTGCTACAGCATCACCGATGACCAGAGCCCGAGTCCAGAGGAGCATCTAAACCCTGCAGATGCAGGAATGTGTGTTTCAGCTCTGGATTCCCTGAACGCCTCTATCAGATCTGCTGCTGTTCCTCTGTTTCTGGATCCAGACCTGCAGCCGGACGGAGGCTTCTCCATCATCAGTGAGGAGGACGAGGGTGATGTGGTGTTCGTCAATGACCTGGGGGCTCTGCACAGTCCTAGTGCACGCCGGGCTAAAGCGTACCCCTTCTGCCTGTCCCCCATATATGAGGAGGAGTGTGTGCGCGAGGAGGCCCCGGGCCCCCAGGAGCCCCAGGAGGAGCAGAGGAGCGTGGAGCAGCCGGCCGCCGCCATACTCTCCCTCCTGCAGTCCGTCAGCGAGAAACTGCAGTCCAGCATGGACAGAGGATCAGGGGAGACCTGGAGGATGGAGCACTGCACACGGAGCCCACAGGACCACCAGGAGGACGTGCGGGTACTGCTAAACCATCATATCCACCAGGAGGACACGGAAGCGCTACTGAGTCACCAGCTCTGCCAGGAGGACACAGGAGCACCACTGATCCTCCAGGTCCTCCCCGAGCCCATCGCTGACCCGTCTGATGATCACAGCACAGACAGAGAGCAGCAGGAGCCGGATGCAGATGTTGGAAAGAGTGCCAACACACCCTTCTATCAGTACATGAAATCTGGACTGATGCCGTCTGCTGATGACCACACCACAGCCGCTGTTCATCCCAGCATAGCCAACACAGGGGTCACG CGGGAGAACAGGGTGTTGGGGAAGATCAACCCCAGACCTGCAGCA GTGCTGATCTATGATGGAGGTGGTGAGAGGAGGAGGATCTGCAGAGATGTGGAGGACACCAGGACAGAGCTGACGGCTCGCGGAGCTACACTACACGCTCTGAGAGGATG ttggCTGCTGTATGAGGACTGGTGTTACCAGGGCCTGTGTGTTCTCCTAGAGGAGGGTCAAAGTGTGAGGATCAGCGCAGTAGTCCAGCAGGACCTGAAAGGGAGCAGGTGTGCCGGCAGGACTGATGCGGTGGGACGTGTGGGCTCCGTTAGGACTCTGCTGAAG gatgaGAGTGCTCCAGATCTCCATCTCCACCTCAGCTCGTCTCAGTGTCTCCGCCTGTGTTCCTCCGCTGAGCTGACGGAGCAGCAGGGCCCGGTGTGCCTCTCAGACATCTGCGTACGCTCCGGatg ctggcTGGTGTATGAGCTCAGCGGTGCGTCTGCGGTTCTGGAGGCTGGTGGCAGGGTCACACCTGTTCTCCGGGACTCCTCGCTGTCCCGCATCAGGAGTCTGCGGCCACTGAAGCTG GGTGGGCCTCGGGTAACCCGACCACTGGACCCAgag gtgTTGTTGTTTGCGCGTCCGCTGCTGGAGGGTCAGTGCAGGGCAGTGCTGGAGCACAGGGCCTGTCTGGAGGAGCTGGAGGCCCCGGGGTCCCTGAGGGTCACTGCAGGAAT atgggTGGTGTTCTCCGCTGCAGGGTTCAGAGGTCATCAGTGTGTGTTGGAGGAGGGTGACTACAGCGACTGCACTCGTCTGTTCAGCAGGACTGATCTCTCCATCCGCTCACTGCGCTTCCTCAACACC GATTTCCTGGAGCCATCGGTGTGTGTGAAGATCTGCGGTCAGGAGCTGGAGGTGTGTGTGGAGATGCCGGACATGCAGGACGTCGAAAGCATCTGTGTAAAGAGCGGagt ctgggTGGCGTTCAGTGAGAGCAACTTCAGCGGAGAGCAGTGTGTGTTGGAGAAGGGCCGCTATACAGGACAGCTGCAGTGGGGCGACAGATGGAGCTCACCACGCTCACTGCGGCCCATACAcagg GAAGTGTGTGAGACGGAGGAGCCTCAGTTTCTG atccgCCTCTACACTGAGCTCCAGTATGGCGGTGAGGGTCGTGAGTTCATCAGTGCTGCTGCTGACTGTGGCGCTGCTCACCTGCTGTCACTGCGCGTCATCAGGGGAag CTGGCTGCTGTTTGATGATTATGGTTTCTCTGGTAACCAGTACATCCTGTCAGAGGGTCTTTATCCTGACCTCACTTCCTGTGGCTGCCCGGCAACCGCCATCAGGTCTCTGCAGCCCATTCCACAC agctTCAGTGAGCCGTGTGTCAGTGTGTTTTCTCTCAGTGGTTTCGAGGGTCTGCAGGAGACGTGGCGGTCGGCGGTGGAGAACACACACTTCATCAGCCAGTCTGTGCGGGTGACCGGCGGCCA gtgggtGGCGTATGAGTTTCCTCTGTTCAGGGGCCGGCAGGTGTTGTTGGGGCCAGGTGAATGTGCAGAGTGGGCGGAGCTCAGCAGCTGGGGGACCCTGGGCTCCATCAGGCCCCTGCAGCAG cccAGGGGTTATCTCCAGCTCAGGAATCGGGCTCTGGGTTTGGTTCTGACCACTGAAGATCTGCCGGATGGATCCTTACCGGCCAAACTACTGCTGCGCCCGGCAGAACGCTCTCTACACACACAGCGCTGGATACTGAGAGACGGCCTGCTGAAGAAcacg AAGCAGATGGGCTGTCTGTCTGTGATCGGAGCGAAGGCCTGCGCCGGAGCCCCAGTTGCATTATGGGAAGAGCACGGACGCACCAACCAGCGCTGGAGCATCACTGAGGacggacacatacacacacacctggaCCACAGTCTGGTGCTGGACCTCACAG gtgaaGGCCAGCGGCTGGTGCTGAGTCCAGCTGAAGACCAGTGCAGCTCTCAGACCTGGGATATACACCTGctctga
- the LOC101882057 gene encoding beta/gamma crystallin domain-containing protein 3 isoform X2 gives MRESQTAAPAQAEADGSTCTCSVPEDGADQTPGKAAAQCSGSTGGHEGVSAAPRAPTAPPAHTLPLQTSRTAHTHTLSSTVEPPGGRSQRTHTQSAEDGSEAIDINAKELLEEKRRYDLSCPPVVTYGTYRGLREARKPKKKHSIELHSPICEGDEPAHPEQTCCFTVNTMSTDLQESPSVLNQSSPPWTQQMEDVLLTQGVLLAQDPTVESPALPHPTYSNWSITCVEMEPVYTLPQAEPRPPKHLVYTQQEHLDLNAAPETQSNTQSASNTHRPHTAHTPEPEQNSAEVCVVADRTDDRQESDPEPVERQAGVEEQLLREESRLMVDGILASALSALQEMEDSERGVLLTVELTSESGLMEDNRAADAELQCGVDPSGRTASDVLEPPAGALGDCSRSLPSSGYESIAGSDSDIRGFVCAASEVCSAPAAVSSQSQNPARVDYSCEGKSADPAEIRSVHSPASSEESLFQEKHAADVCVCTDSSVNTSQDTATEHVLSNNCGHSPHGAAISADQERLQQSQSLSDSDSHSFTSDSGVVSELRAPAVHSHESMEPEAPYSGEQELCYSQAAADLSVLLSGTEPQCSAVQPGSPPWVSVRAVCYSITDDQSPSPEEHLNPADAGMCVSALDSLNASIRSAAVPLFLDPDLQPDGGFSIISEEDEGDVVFVNDLGALHSPSARRAKAYPFCLSPIYEEECVREEAPGPQEPQEEQRSVEQPAAAILSLLQSVSEKLQSSMDRGSGETWRMEHCTRSPQDHQEDVRVLLNHHIHQEDTEALLSHQLCQEDTGAPLILQVLPEPIADPSDDHSTDREQQEPDADVGKSANTPFYQYMKSGLMPSADDHTTAAVHPSIANTGVTRENRVLGKINPRPAAVLIYDGGGERRRICRDVEDTRTELTARGATLHALRGCWLLYEDWCYQGLCVLLEEGQSVRISAVVQQDLKGSRCAGRTDAVGRVGSVRTLLKDESAPDLHLHLSSSQCLRLCSSAELTEQQGPVCLSDICVRSGCWLVYELSGASAVLEAGGRVTPVLRDSSLSRIRSLRPLKLGGPRVTRPLDPEVLLFARPLLEGQCRAVLEHRACLEELEAPGSLRVTAGIWVVFSAAGFRGHQCVLEEGDYSDCTRLFSRTDLSIRSLRFLNTDFLEPSVCVKICGQELEVCVEMPDMQDVESICVKSGVWVAFSESNFSGEQCVLEKGRYTGQLQWGDRWSSPRSLRPIHREVCETEEPQFLIRLYTELQYGGEGREFISAAADCGAAHLLSLRVIRGSWLLFDDYGFSGNQYILSEGLYPDLTSCGCPATAIRSLQPIPHSFSEPCVSVFSLSGFEGLQETWRSAVENTHFISQSVRVTGGQWVAYEFPLFRGRQVLLGPGECAEWAELSSWGTLGSIRPLQQPRGYLQLRNRALGLVLTTEDLPDGSLPAKLLLRPAERSLHTQRWILRDGLLKNTKQMGCLSVIGAKACAGAPVALWEEHGRTNQRWSITEDGHIHTHLDHSLVLDLTGEGQRLVLSPAEDQCSSQTWDIHLL, from the exons TGTTCTGGCAGCACCGGAGGGCATGAGGGTGTCTCCGCAGCCCCCCGCGCCCCCACAGCGCCCCCTGCGCACACACTCCCGCTCCAGACCAGCCGGACagcgcacacacatactctcaGCAGCACTGTGGAGCCGCCCGGGGGCCGgtcacagcgcacacacacaca ATCTGCTGAAGATGGAAGTGAAGCCATAGACATCAATGCCAAAGAGCTGTTGGAGGAGAAGCGACGCTACGATCTCTCCTGCCCCCCTGTGGTGACCTACGGCACGTACCGAGGCCTGAGGGAAGCAAGAAAACCAAAGAAGAAGCATAGCATCGAGCTTCATTCCCCCATATGTGAAGGAGACGAGCCTGCACACCCCGAGCAGACCTGCTGTTTCACTGTAAACACCATGAGCACGGACCTGCAGGAGAGTCCCAGTGTGCTAAACCAGAGCTCTCCTCCATGGACACAGCAGATGGAGGACGTGTTGTTGACTCAGGGGGTTTTACTAGCCCAGGATCCCACTGTTGAATCTCCAGCACTCCCTCATCCCACATACTCAAACTGGTCCATTACCTGTGTAGAGATGGAACCAGTCTACACACTCCCTCAAGCAGAACCAAGACCACCCAAACACCTGGTGTACACCCAACAGGAGCATCTTGATCTGAACGCTGCGCCAGAGACCCAATCAAACACACAATCAGCCTCCAACACACACCGTCCACACACCGCTCACACTCCAGAACCCGAGCAGAACAGTGCGGAGGTGTGTGTAGTTGCAGACAGGACTGATGATCGGCAGGAGTCTGATCCCGAGCCAGTGGAGCGGCAGGCTGGGGTGGAGGAACAGCTCCTGCGGGAGGAGTCTAGACTGATGGTGGACGGCATCTTGGCCAGCGCTCTCTCCGCTCTGCAGGAGATGGAGGATTCAGAGCGAGGTGTCCTGCTGACCGTCGAGCTTACCTCAGAGTCAGGTCTGATGGAGGATAACAGAGCTGCAGATGCAGAGCTGCAGTGCGGCGTGGATCCATCCGGCCGGACTGCGTCTGATGTACTGGAGCCACCAGCAGGTGCTCTGGGAGACTGCAGCCGCTCCCTGCCTTCCTCCGGGTACGAGTCCATCGCCGGCTCCGACTCCGACATCAGGGGTTTTGTGTGCGCAGCATCTGAAGTGTGTTCTGCTCCTGCTGCGGTCAGCTCCCAGAGCCAGAATCCGGCCCGTGTTGATTATTCCTGTGAAGGGAAGAGTGCGGATCCTGCTGAGATCAGATCAGTCCACAGCCCTGCCTCATCAGAGGAGTCTCTCTTTCAGGAGAAGCATGCGGCTGATGTTTGCGTGTGTACAGACAGCAGTGTGAATACGTCTCAGGATACAGCCACGGAGCATGTGTTGAGCAATAACTGTGGACACTCTCCGCACGGTGCTGCAATATCAGCGGATCAGGAGCGTCTTCAGCAAAGCCAATCTCTCAGTGACAGCGACAGCCACAGCTTCACCTCTGATTCAGGTGTGGTGTCAGAACTCAGAGCACCAGCCGTACACAGCCATGAATCCATGGAGCCTGAAGCCCCTTATTCAGGTGAGCAGGAGCTCTGTTACTCTCAGGCCGCAGCAGATCTGAGTGTCCTGCTTTCTGGCACTGAACCCCAGTGTTCTGCAGTCCAGCCCGGGTCTCCGCCATGGGTCTCGGTGCGAGCGGTCTGCTACAGCATCACCGATGACCAGAGCCCGAGTCCAGAGGAGCATCTAAACCCTGCAGATGCAGGAATGTGTGTTTCAGCTCTGGATTCCCTGAACGCCTCTATCAGATCTGCTGCTGTTCCTCTGTTTCTGGATCCAGACCTGCAGCCGGACGGAGGCTTCTCCATCATCAGTGAGGAGGACGAGGGTGATGTGGTGTTCGTCAATGACCTGGGGGCTCTGCACAGTCCTAGTGCACGCCGGGCTAAAGCGTACCCCTTCTGCCTGTCCCCCATATATGAGGAGGAGTGTGTGCGCGAGGAGGCCCCGGGCCCCCAGGAGCCCCAGGAGGAGCAGAGGAGCGTGGAGCAGCCGGCCGCCGCCATACTCTCCCTCCTGCAGTCCGTCAGCGAGAAACTGCAGTCCAGCATGGACAGAGGATCAGGGGAGACCTGGAGGATGGAGCACTGCACACGGAGCCCACAGGACCACCAGGAGGACGTGCGGGTACTGCTAAACCATCATATCCACCAGGAGGACACGGAAGCGCTACTGAGTCACCAGCTCTGCCAGGAGGACACAGGAGCACCACTGATCCTCCAGGTCCTCCCCGAGCCCATCGCTGACCCGTCTGATGATCACAGCACAGACAGAGAGCAGCAGGAGCCGGATGCAGATGTTGGAAAGAGTGCCAACACACCCTTCTATCAGTACATGAAATCTGGACTGATGCCGTCTGCTGATGACCACACCACAGCCGCTGTTCATCCCAGCATAGCCAACACAGGGGTCACG CGGGAGAACAGGGTGTTGGGGAAGATCAACCCCAGACCTGCAGCA GTGCTGATCTATGATGGAGGTGGTGAGAGGAGGAGGATCTGCAGAGATGTGGAGGACACCAGGACAGAGCTGACGGCTCGCGGAGCTACACTACACGCTCTGAGAGGATG ttggCTGCTGTATGAGGACTGGTGTTACCAGGGCCTGTGTGTTCTCCTAGAGGAGGGTCAAAGTGTGAGGATCAGCGCAGTAGTCCAGCAGGACCTGAAAGGGAGCAGGTGTGCCGGCAGGACTGATGCGGTGGGACGTGTGGGCTCCGTTAGGACTCTGCTGAAG gatgaGAGTGCTCCAGATCTCCATCTCCACCTCAGCTCGTCTCAGTGTCTCCGCCTGTGTTCCTCCGCTGAGCTGACGGAGCAGCAGGGCCCGGTGTGCCTCTCAGACATCTGCGTACGCTCCGGatg ctggcTGGTGTATGAGCTCAGCGGTGCGTCTGCGGTTCTGGAGGCTGGTGGCAGGGTCACACCTGTTCTCCGGGACTCCTCGCTGTCCCGCATCAGGAGTCTGCGGCCACTGAAGCTG GGTGGGCCTCGGGTAACCCGACCACTGGACCCAgag gtgTTGTTGTTTGCGCGTCCGCTGCTGGAGGGTCAGTGCAGGGCAGTGCTGGAGCACAGGGCCTGTCTGGAGGAGCTGGAGGCCCCGGGGTCCCTGAGGGTCACTGCAGGAAT atgggTGGTGTTCTCCGCTGCAGGGTTCAGAGGTCATCAGTGTGTGTTGGAGGAGGGTGACTACAGCGACTGCACTCGTCTGTTCAGCAGGACTGATCTCTCCATCCGCTCACTGCGCTTCCTCAACACC GATTTCCTGGAGCCATCGGTGTGTGTGAAGATCTGCGGTCAGGAGCTGGAGGTGTGTGTGGAGATGCCGGACATGCAGGACGTCGAAAGCATCTGTGTAAAGAGCGGagt ctgggTGGCGTTCAGTGAGAGCAACTTCAGCGGAGAGCAGTGTGTGTTGGAGAAGGGCCGCTATACAGGACAGCTGCAGTGGGGCGACAGATGGAGCTCACCACGCTCACTGCGGCCCATACAcagg GAAGTGTGTGAGACGGAGGAGCCTCAGTTTCTG atccgCCTCTACACTGAGCTCCAGTATGGCGGTGAGGGTCGTGAGTTCATCAGTGCTGCTGCTGACTGTGGCGCTGCTCACCTGCTGTCACTGCGCGTCATCAGGGGAag CTGGCTGCTGTTTGATGATTATGGTTTCTCTGGTAACCAGTACATCCTGTCAGAGGGTCTTTATCCTGACCTCACTTCCTGTGGCTGCCCGGCAACCGCCATCAGGTCTCTGCAGCCCATTCCACAC agctTCAGTGAGCCGTGTGTCAGTGTGTTTTCTCTCAGTGGTTTCGAGGGTCTGCAGGAGACGTGGCGGTCGGCGGTGGAGAACACACACTTCATCAGCCAGTCTGTGCGGGTGACCGGCGGCCA gtgggtGGCGTATGAGTTTCCTCTGTTCAGGGGCCGGCAGGTGTTGTTGGGGCCAGGTGAATGTGCAGAGTGGGCGGAGCTCAGCAGCTGGGGGACCCTGGGCTCCATCAGGCCCCTGCAGCAG cccAGGGGTTATCTCCAGCTCAGGAATCGGGCTCTGGGTTTGGTTCTGACCACTGAAGATCTGCCGGATGGATCCTTACCGGCCAAACTACTGCTGCGCCCGGCAGAACGCTCTCTACACACACAGCGCTGGATACTGAGAGACGGCCTGCTGAAGAAcacg AAGCAGATGGGCTGTCTGTCTGTGATCGGAGCGAAGGCCTGCGCCGGAGCCCCAGTTGCATTATGGGAAGAGCACGGACGCACCAACCAGCGCTGGAGCATCACTGAGGacggacacatacacacacacctggaCCACAGTCTGGTGCTGGACCTCACAG gtgaaGGCCAGCGGCTGGTGCTGAGTCCAGCTGAAGACCAGTGCAGCTCTCAGACCTGGGATATACACCTGctctga